The Cyprinus carpio isolate SPL01 chromosome A19, ASM1834038v1, whole genome shotgun sequence genome has a segment encoding these proteins:
- the LOC109057598 gene encoding KH domain-containing, RNA-binding, signal transduction-associated protein 1-like, with protein MENENKYLPQLLAERDSLDASFTHALKLITAEIERVEKGEAEKDTDSYLDLFTQKNIKLKERILIPVKQYPKFNFVGKILGPQGNTIKRLQEETGAKISVLGKGSMRDKTKEEVLRKGGEPKYAHLSMELHVFIEVFAPVPEAYVRMAHAMEEIKKFLFPDMMDEICQEQFMEMKFLNGGQEHGGRGRGGPPIRGRGGLPPPGVPRGRGMPPRGGRGGPPRGGATRGAPAGRGGPSSQPPRGAASNRARPPAPASQRMPPPHPPTQDSYEDYSYDESYTDAGYESYDSYYSQPQAEPEYYDYGHGETQEGYENYAQNDWNGTQHSAAGGKAPPQRQTKPGLREHPYGRY; from the exons AAATCGAGAGGGTTGAGAAAGGAGAGGCGGAGAAAGATACAGACAGCTACCTGGACCTCTTCACCCAGAAAAACATCAAACTGAAGGAAAGGATTCTCATACCAGTCAAACAGTACCCCAAG TTTAACTTTGTTGGGAAGATCCTCGGACCGCAGGGGAACACAATCAAGAGACTGCAGGAGGAGACTGGCGCTAAGATCTCTGTGCTGGGGAAAGGATCCATGAGGGACAAAACCAAG gagGAGGTCTTGAGGAAGGGTGGTGAACCAAAGTATGCACACTTGTCCATGGAGCTTCATGTGTTTATCGAGGTGTTTGCTCCTGTTCCTGAGGCATATGTGCGCATGGCTCATGCCATGGAGGAGATCAAAAAGTTCTTGTTCCCT GACATGATGGATGAGATTTGCCAGGAGCAGTTCATGGAGATGAAGTTTCTAAATGGCGGTCAGGAACATGGAGGCAGAGGCCGAGGAGGGCCACCCATCAGAGGCCGTGGAGGTCTTCCTCCTCCTGGAGTACCCAG GGGTCGTGGTATGCCCCCACGTGGTGGCCGTGgtggacctcctcgaggtggagcCACAAGGGGAGCTCCTGCAGGTAGAGGTGGACCATCATCCCAGCCGCCCAGAGGAGCAGCTTCCAACCGCGCCCGTCCACCCGCCCCTGCATCTCAGCGGATGCCCCCTCCACACCCTCCAACCCAAGATTCATACGAAGATTAt TCGTATGATGAGAGCTACACAGATGCAGGCTATGAATCCTATGACAGCTACTACAGTCAGCCACAAGC agaaccAGAATACTATGACTACGGACATGGAGAGACACAAGAGGGATATGAAAACTacg CTCAAAATGACTGGAACGGGACACAGCACTCTGCTGCCGGTGGAAAAGCTCCCCCTCAGAGACAGACTAAGCCTGGGTTAAGGGAGCACCCCTATGGACGATACTAA